The Thermoplasmata archaeon genome includes a window with the following:
- a CDS encoding sulfide/dihydroorotate dehydrogenase-like FAD/NAD-binding protein, whose product MHQNEKSCSCSREAIWPECKFQIVRKERLAQNINLWEVTAPLIAERAQAGQFVMVRIHEKGERIPLTLADWDKSKGTITLVFMEIGKTTKQMGLLKECDCVPDLIGPLGAPTHVEKFGTVVCVGGGVGVAPAFAVARAMKSAGNKVINIMGARTKDLLFWENKMRSVSDELIVTTDDGSYGRKGVVTEPLKEVLEREKVNLVFAVGPAIMMKFCAATTKPFNVKTVVSLNPIMVDGTGMCGCCRVTVGGETKFACVHGPDFDGHLVDWNEFMARQRIYLEEEKLSLQLWENQMKGVQ is encoded by the coding sequence ATGCATCAAAATGAAAAAAGCTGCAGTTGCAGCAGGGAAGCAATATGGCCTGAATGCAAGTTTCAGATTGTGAGGAAGGAAAGGTTAGCTCAGAATATAAATTTATGGGAAGTTACAGCTCCATTGATTGCAGAGAGGGCGCAAGCAGGGCAGTTCGTGATGGTGCGAATTCACGAAAAGGGTGAGCGAATTCCATTGACGCTAGCAGATTGGGACAAGAGCAAAGGAACAATTACACTCGTGTTCATGGAAATCGGGAAGACAACAAAGCAGATGGGGTTGCTGAAGGAGTGCGATTGCGTCCCAGATTTGATTGGACCTTTAGGTGCTCCCACACATGTGGAAAAGTTTGGTACTGTAGTTTGCGTGGGTGGCGGTGTTGGTGTCGCACCTGCTTTTGCAGTTGCCAGAGCAATGAAAAGTGCAGGTAACAAGGTGATTAATATAATGGGTGCGAGAACAAAGGACTTGCTTTTCTGGGAGAATAAAATGCGAAGCGTGAGTGATGAGTTGATTGTTACCACAGATGATGGAAGTTACGGAAGAAAAGGGGTTGTCACAGAGCCGCTGAAGGAAGTGCTGGAGCGGGAAAAAGTGAACCTGGTGTTTGCTGTTGGGCCAGCAATTATGATGAAGTTCTGTGCAGCTACAACAAAGCCATTCAATGTAAAGACGGTTGTGAGCTTGAATCCAATCATGGTTGATGGAACTGGAATGTGCGGCTGCTGTAGGGTGACAGTGGGCGGAGAGACAAAGTTTGCGTGTGTCCATGGACCTGACTTTGATGGACATCTTGTGGATTGGAATGAGTTTATGGCAAGACAGAGAATTTATCTGGAAGAGGAGAAGCTCTCGCTCCAGCTGTGGGAAAACCAGATGAAGGGGGTGCAGTAA
- a CDS encoding tetratricopeptide repeat protein → MNLVTRERILVHLSLYSRYENDFEVPDAISQEGIAEAVYAPRAHVSAVLKEMREAGVVYSKLAHVSRGLRRKNVYFLTEKGKESAKPLIAKIKAEMPEAVDDLQTLMQRIAGKSERVLEKRTIELFGRDLEIKKVNEFLATGNGRILVIYGLPGIGKTHLLLYIAQLHALPYIDFPQPVSSLSEFYTTLANGLAKKGRFRLKKNLQRNGYSPEVRALAIEEMNGLTVCMDNIQNLWTMQEELRNFLAENVKLIVATRERPSFYTERDVASGQMVEIQLPALDESASVLLLAKEGVNEREQRSEIYAKAGGHPLMMLLLAKGGTVANWKYLFDEVFSKLSASEKHVLQVLALAGEVPLLWEQLGIAEVMGLERKGLVYWVENSCYVHPLLRDFVVGAMGAQERQALGKEIWELVGKLSEAPALKVGMRVLVETENYEVLAAFLAEHFSEIIGMFETGFLETVVEKLRKLERGEIECMRAELAVRKGEWMHAIEILSGIKEKLPKFWEMEKSYILARAYNLGMDFARAIEVADKGYRRFQHPKFLLVKGRAYAGMGELDKAMEVFLDALAAGAEQGIALAELGNLLMDKGDYEQAVGYFERAIEATPDGGIKNKIRINLAISEVNLGKREKAAALLHNVLKETEDTGELINYGFAAVNLAHVLLEEKPEEAETLASKALKIAEKLDLELLEAPALINLGKAEIALGREEEGKRKVAMGEEKYALLRANSKK, encoded by the coding sequence ATGAATCTTGTGACAAGAGAGCGGATTCTGGTTCATCTTTCTCTATATTCCAGATACGAAAACGATTTCGAGGTACCAGATGCTATCTCGCAGGAAGGAATTGCAGAGGCAGTTTATGCACCTAGAGCCCATGTTTCCGCAGTGCTGAAGGAAATGAGAGAGGCAGGTGTGGTTTATTCGAAGCTTGCACATGTGAGCAGGGGCTTGCGCAGAAAAAATGTGTATTTTTTGACTGAAAAGGGAAAGGAAAGTGCGAAGCCATTGATAGCAAAGATTAAGGCAGAGATGCCTGAGGCAGTTGATGACCTCCAGACGCTAATGCAAAGAATTGCTGGAAAATCAGAGCGAGTTCTGGAAAAAAGAACAATTGAATTGTTCGGGAGAGATTTAGAGATAAAGAAGGTGAATGAGTTTCTGGCAACTGGGAATGGGAGAATCCTTGTGATTTATGGACTGCCAGGCATCGGAAAAACCCATCTTCTGCTCTACATCGCTCAACTTCATGCATTGCCTTATATAGATTTTCCACAGCCAGTAAGCTCTCTTAGTGAATTTTATACTACTCTAGCAAATGGGCTTGCGAAGAAGGGCAGGTTCCGATTGAAGAAAAATCTTCAGCGAAATGGTTACAGTCCAGAAGTTAGAGCGCTTGCAATTGAGGAAATGAACGGGCTTACAGTTTGTATGGATAATATTCAGAACCTATGGACAATGCAGGAGGAACTACGAAATTTTCTCGCCGAGAATGTGAAGCTGATTGTTGCGACTAGGGAGAGACCCAGCTTTTATACCGAGAGGGATGTTGCCTCTGGTCAAATGGTTGAGATTCAACTTCCAGCACTTGATGAGAGCGCCAGTGTATTGTTGCTGGCAAAAGAAGGAGTTAATGAACGAGAACAGAGGAGCGAGATTTATGCGAAGGCAGGTGGGCATCCACTCATGATGCTCTTGCTTGCAAAAGGAGGCACGGTGGCAAACTGGAAATATCTGTTTGACGAGGTGTTTTCAAAATTGAGTGCAAGTGAGAAACATGTCCTCCAGGTCCTTGCTTTAGCAGGTGAAGTTCCATTGTTGTGGGAACAACTTGGAATTGCTGAGGTGATGGGACTTGAAAGAAAGGGCTTGGTTTACTGGGTTGAAAATTCCTGCTATGTGCATCCACTGCTCAGAGATTTTGTGGTCGGGGCAATGGGCGCACAGGAGCGACAAGCACTGGGTAAGGAAATCTGGGAACTTGTTGGTAAGTTAAGTGAGGCTCCAGCTCTGAAAGTGGGTATGCGTGTGCTGGTTGAAACAGAAAATTATGAGGTTTTGGCCGCATTTCTAGCAGAGCATTTCAGTGAAATAATAGGCATGTTTGAGACAGGTTTTCTCGAGACGGTAGTTGAGAAACTGAGGAAACTGGAGAGAGGGGAAATTGAGTGTATGCGGGCAGAACTTGCAGTGAGGAAGGGCGAATGGATGCATGCTATTGAAATTCTTTCTGGGATTAAGGAAAAGCTTCCTAAATTCTGGGAAATGGAAAAATCTTACATTCTTGCAAGGGCTTACAATTTAGGCATGGATTTTGCGAGAGCGATTGAGGTTGCTGATAAAGGTTATAGAAGGTTCCAGCATCCGAAGTTTCTGCTAGTGAAAGGAAGGGCATATGCGGGAATGGGTGAGTTGGACAAAGCGATGGAAGTATTCTTGGATGCACTTGCTGCAGGTGCAGAGCAGGGCATTGCCCTTGCAGAGCTTGGAAATTTGTTGATGGATAAGGGGGACTATGAGCAAGCAGTCGGATATTTTGAGCGGGCGATTGAGGCAACACCAGATGGTGGAATTAAGAACAAAATCAGGATAAACTTAGCAATTTCAGAAGTAAATTTAGGCAAGAGAGAAAAGGCAGCAGCATTGCTTCATAATGTTTTGAAGGAAACAGAGGATACTGGAGAGTTGATAAATTATGGGTTTGCAGCTGTGAATCTTGCACATGTTTTGCTGGAGGAGAAGCCAGAGGAGGCAGAGACGCTTGCATCGAAAGCTTTGAAGATTGCTGAGAAACTAGATCTGGAGTTGCTCGAAGCACCTGCATTGATTAATCTTGGAAAGGCAGAAATTGCACTCGGGAGGGAAGAAGAGGGGAAGCGAAAGGTGGCTATGGGCGAGGAAAAGTACGCGTTGCTCCGTGCAAATAGCAAGAAATAG
- a CDS encoding ATP-binding protein, whose product MSTIRLPPEFVARENEFGFLKRRLENAMHGAGSTIFIGGESGVGKTRLVEELIAVAEQNGFQVFRGQCFLESLAPYAPISAMLKEAELEHLLALKDFEGCRVHLNDAGEIAGEISAKDVEAQFLLISGRLLSAEGKREEAEAKLKRAVEIYEAIGKSDVYYYKALFELGIVRKDRAMLEKVLAFFEHIGNKVWTEKVRETLG is encoded by the coding sequence ATGTCAACTATTAGATTACCACCTGAGTTTGTTGCCAGAGAAAATGAGTTTGGGTTTCTAAAACGAAGGCTGGAGAATGCAATGCATGGTGCTGGCTCCACAATTTTTATTGGTGGGGAGAGTGGTGTGGGCAAGACACGACTTGTTGAGGAACTTATTGCAGTTGCAGAGCAAAATGGGTTTCAGGTCTTCAGAGGACAGTGTTTTCTCGAATCCCTAGCCCCCTATGCACCCATCTCCGCAATGTTAAAGGAGGCGGAACTGGAACATCTTCTGGCACTGAAAGATTTTGAAGGTTGCCGTGTGCATCTCAACGATGCGGGGGAAATCGCTGGTGAGATTTCTGCAAAGGATGTTGAGGCACAATTTTTGTTAATTTCTGGTAGGCTTCTCAGTGCAGAGGGAAAAAGAGAGGAGGCAGAAGCGAAATTAAAAAGAGCTGTTGAGATTTATGAAGCAATTGGAAAATCAGATGTGTATTACTACAAAGCTTTGTTTGAGCTCGGAATAGTTCGGAAAGACAGGGCTATGCTGGAGAAAGTCCTGGCATTTTTCGAACACATAGGAAATAAGGTGTGGACGGAGAAGGTGAGGGAAACTCTGGGATAG
- a CDS encoding DGQHR domain-containing protein, translated as MESPSKKEENDEIVEFISKIEKTDKAFQRMLIRRKVRDIRDFYRNANEQPLIPGAILLYTPEKLDFKPLENYDTVGNLTEPREKYYIIDGQHRLAGLYFYAKENSENIKNIYVPVMIFDGRQEDFAAEMFVIINSTHTKINKSHLVDLMEKVTFSTSKEKKLAAKVVIGLYEDARSPLRYKINRLGGRSRQEKWILQSELFNEIYKLVNDEKIRKKFGDVSWFDSKITCTVTELFIDWFKAVSNVFSPEWGDKKYMITESVTLKAFVRVLGELLKDNTTFDEWMRDKAPRVFEQKIAKWSNIKNKFRRDGFYERYPAKGQVERVKIIKDDLIRNM; from the coding sequence ATGGAGAGTCCTAGTAAGAAAGAAGAGAACGATGAGATTGTAGAATTTATCTCAAAGATTGAAAAAACAGATAAGGCATTCCAGCGAATGTTAATTCGCAGAAAGGTCAGAGATATAAGAGATTTTTATAGAAATGCTAATGAGCAGCCGCTGATCCCAGGTGCAATTCTGTTGTACACTCCTGAAAAACTCGATTTCAAACCATTGGAAAACTATGATACTGTTGGCAACCTCACCGAGCCGAGAGAAAAATACTATATTATCGATGGACAGCATAGATTAGCTGGACTTTATTTTTATGCCAAAGAGAATTCTGAAAATATAAAAAACATATATGTGCCAGTAATGATTTTTGATGGGCGTCAGGAAGATTTCGCCGCCGAAATGTTTGTAATCATAAATTCCACTCATACCAAAATAAACAAATCCCATTTAGTGGACTTAATGGAGAAAGTGACCTTTAGTACTAGCAAGGAGAAAAAACTCGCTGCTAAAGTTGTCATTGGTCTGTATGAGGATGCAAGGTCTCCATTGAGATACAAGATAAACAGATTGGGCGGAAGGAGCAGACAGGAAAAATGGATCTTACAATCGGAACTCTTCAATGAAATTTACAAACTTGTGAATGACGAAAAGATACGGAAAAAATTTGGTGATGTCTCTTGGTTTGATTCGAAAATCACCTGCACGGTGACAGAATTATTTATCGACTGGTTCAAAGCTGTATCCAATGTATTCTCCCCAGAATGGGGCGATAAAAAATACATGATTACTGAAAGCGTGACCCTAAAAGCTTTTGTCAGGGTATTAGGCGAACTTCTAAAAGACAACACTACCTTTGACGAATGGATGCGTGATAAAGCACCCAGGGTTTTTGAGCAAAAAATTGCAAAGTGGTCTAATATCAAAAACAAATTCAGAAGAGATGGGTTTTATGAGAGATACCCTGCAAAAGGACAAGTGGAGAGAGTAAAAATAATAAAAGACGATTTGATTAGAAATATGTAA
- the gltA gene encoding NADPH-dependent glutamate synthase yields MAKLNLERTHLPKQKPEERVKNFNEVALGFTEDLAVKEAERCLQCPKHPCIDGCPVNNDIPGFIKAIKERNFVEAVRVLKKTNALPGICGRVCPQEKQCEAVCTLAKKNAPIAIGALERFVADWARAHPDMVPKDEIAPPTGKKVAVVGSGPAGLTCAADLAKMGHRVTIFDALHYAGGVLMYGIPEFRLPKQIVQEEVDYVASLGVEIRLDTVIGRMVTVDELLQKYDAVFLGTGAGLPMFLNIPGENLNGIYSANEFLTRINLMKAYLFPEYDTPVKKGKRVAVIGGGNVAMDAARCAKRIGYEEVYVVYRRGKAEMPARAEEVENAEEEGIIFKFLTNPKRFIGDEKGWVKAMECYEMMLGEPDASGRRKPIPKPNSEFTMEVDAVIVALGTSPNPLVSSTTPGLETTKHGTLVTDEKTGKTKKDRVWAGGDAVTGSATVISAMGAGKRAAKDIDAWLRGR; encoded by the coding sequence ATGGCAAAGTTGAATCTTGAGAGAACGCATCTACCAAAGCAGAAGCCAGAGGAGAGAGTAAAGAACTTCAATGAGGTGGCTTTGGGTTTCACGGAGGACCTGGCTGTTAAGGAAGCGGAACGGTGTCTGCAATGTCCGAAGCATCCCTGCATTGACGGCTGCCCAGTGAATAACGACATTCCCGGCTTTATCAAGGCAATCAAGGAAAGAAATTTTGTTGAGGCGGTTAGAGTTCTGAAGAAGACGAATGCACTACCTGGAATCTGTGGTAGAGTGTGTCCGCAGGAAAAGCAGTGCGAGGCCGTGTGCACGCTGGCAAAGAAAAATGCACCAATTGCAATTGGAGCACTGGAAAGGTTTGTGGCTGACTGGGCAAGAGCACATCCAGATATGGTTCCAAAGGATGAGATTGCACCGCCAACTGGAAAAAAGGTGGCGGTTGTGGGTTCTGGGCCCGCCGGACTTACCTGTGCTGCAGACCTTGCAAAGATGGGGCATAGAGTGACAATTTTCGATGCGTTGCATTATGCAGGTGGCGTGTTGATGTACGGGATTCCAGAGTTCAGATTGCCAAAACAGATAGTGCAGGAGGAGGTGGATTATGTGGCCTCGCTCGGTGTTGAAATCCGACTGGATACAGTGATAGGAAGAATGGTTACAGTGGATGAGCTTTTGCAGAAATACGATGCAGTGTTTCTAGGCACAGGTGCTGGCCTTCCAATGTTTTTGAATATTCCGGGCGAGAATCTGAATGGAATTTATTCTGCAAATGAGTTTCTCACAAGAATCAATTTGATGAAGGCGTATCTTTTCCCTGAGTATGATACTCCAGTGAAGAAGGGGAAGCGAGTGGCGGTGATTGGTGGCGGAAATGTGGCAATGGATGCAGCGAGGTGTGCAAAAAGGATTGGTTATGAGGAGGTATATGTGGTTTATAGACGGGGAAAAGCAGAGATGCCTGCAAGAGCTGAGGAAGTAGAAAATGCAGAGGAGGAAGGCATTATCTTTAAGTTCCTGACAAATCCGAAGCGGTTCATTGGAGATGAGAAGGGCTGGGTTAAGGCAATGGAGTGCTACGAAATGATGCTGGGTGAGCCAGATGCTTCTGGAAGAAGAAAACCGATTCCGAAGCCAAACAGTGAGTTCACAATGGAAGTGGATGCGGTGATTGTTGCTCTCGGGACAAGTCCCAATCCATTGGTTTCTTCAACGACACCTGGACTTGAGACTACAAAGCATGGAACCCTTGTGACGGATGAGAAGACAGGAAAGACAAAGAAGGATAGGGTTTGGGCTGGTGGAGATGCTGTGACTGGCTCTGCAACGGTAATCAGTGCGATGGGTGCTGGAAAGCGGGCTGCAAAGGACATAGATGCGTGGCTGAGGGGAAGGTAA